In one Thermoplasmataceae archaeon genomic region, the following are encoded:
- a CDS encoding class II glutamine amidotransferase — protein sequence MAQHDPLLESGSELLPSHPDGWGYANLSDGDLAFWKSNLPVYESPIPVIKNGILMMHARKASPGEPKGLFSSHPYHGTTQEIEIFMAHNGAFEKKGIAKRLGISDCSNITDSELFLHLVLSKGGSLSERVSRSIDEIRDDDLLKGTPNLLFIGIDRNRKEPEVLYYTDSASNEQYVEYNKLYRIDQGNWSGIFSSSILKSEYFPEGYPAKEVKRNSITYL from the coding sequence GTGGCACAGCATGATCCGCTTCTTGAATCCGGATCGGAACTTTTACCTAGTCATCCCGATGGCTGGGGATACGCAAATTTAAGCGATGGCGATCTTGCGTTCTGGAAGTCCAATCTACCTGTTTATGAGTCTCCAATACCTGTTATCAAAAACGGCATCCTAATGATGCACGCAAGGAAAGCTTCTCCCGGGGAGCCAAAAGGACTGTTCAGCTCACACCCATATCACGGCACGACTCAAGAGATCGAGATTTTCATGGCACATAATGGAGCATTTGAAAAGAAAGGGATTGCGAAAAGGTTAGGCATTTCAGACTGCTCTAACATCACGGATAGCGAGCTTTTCCTTCATCTCGTTCTCTCAAAGGGAGGCAGTCTTTCGGAAAGGGTAAGCAGGTCCATCGATGAGATCCGTGATGATGACTTATTGAAGGGTACTCCAAATTTACTTTTCATTGGAATAGATAGAAACAGGAAGGAGCCTGAAGTGTTGTACTATACCGACAGTGCTTCGAATGAACAGTATGTGGAATACAACAAATTATACAGGATAGATCAGGGAAATTGGTCTGGCATCTTCTCATCCAGCATTTTAAAATCCGAATACTTTCCGGAAGGCTATCCAGCGAAAGAAGTGAAGAGAAATAGCATAACTTATCTGTAA